The Paenibacillus uliginis N3/975 genome has a window encoding:
- the sigW gene encoding RNA polymerase sigma factor SigW, translating into MVDNLDVRLAKLARKGDQRAFAEIVELYKDKIFHLAYRMLNNRHEAEDIVQETFLRVYKNLDRYDENQKFSTWIYRIGTNLCIDRLRKRKPSYSLDADMNDQEGMDGYSMIPSDDRTPESEMLISETQRIIHQAIESLPAKYKTIMILRYIQDMSLQEISEVLTLPVTTIKTRVHRGREFLRKKLEFKL; encoded by the coding sequence ATGGTGGACAATTTAGATGTGAGATTGGCGAAGCTGGCCCGAAAAGGGGACCAGCGTGCTTTTGCCGAAATAGTAGAGCTATATAAAGATAAGATTTTTCATCTGGCGTACCGGATGCTGAATAACCGGCATGAGGCTGAGGATATTGTTCAGGAGACGTTCTTACGCGTGTACAAGAACCTGGATCGATATGATGAGAATCAGAAATTTTCGACATGGATTTATCGGATTGGTACAAACTTATGTATAGACCGGTTACGCAAGCGCAAGCCATCCTACTCTCTCGACGCGGATATGAACGACCAAGAGGGAATGGATGGTTATTCGATGATACCGAGTGATGACCGCACACCGGAGTCGGAGATGCTGATATCCGAGACGCAGCGGATTATCCATCAGGCTATCGAGTCTCTTCCTGCAAAGTATAAGACGATTATGATACTACGGTATATTCAGGATATGTCACTTCAGGAGATTAGTGAGGTGCTTACTCTGCCTGTGACGACGATTAAGACAAGAGTTCACCGCGGGCGGGAGTTTTTACGTAAGAAACTCGAATTTAAATTATAG
- a CDS encoding zf-HC2 domain-containing protein, translating to MDCKLAVSLMHDYLDNDLSRQQQLELKSHLLQCVDCRNRFEELEQTDMLLYSLTHHATGPSDDLADRIMGMLPQQKKQKLWLTWIKNHPAITAAALFLVVMLFSTVSFWSQENQLIVKGSELDKLIIEGNTVIIPPDQIITGDITVENGKTQVFGQVQGNLTVIDGELFQASTAHISGQVKDIDKAMDWIWYKITNLFSDVAYR from the coding sequence ATGGATTGCAAATTGGCCGTCTCTTTGATGCACGATTATCTGGATAACGATTTGTCCAGACAGCAGCAGCTGGAACTTAAATCCCATTTGCTGCAATGTGTTGACTGCCGGAATAGGTTCGAGGAACTGGAGCAGACAGACATGCTTCTGTATTCCTTGACACATCATGCCACAGGGCCTTCTGACGATCTGGCGGACCGGATTATGGGAATGCTACCTCAGCAAAAGAAGCAAAAGCTTTGGTTAACTTGGATAAAGAATCACCCGGCAATCACGGCTGCTGCTCTTTTTCTGGTCGTAATGCTCTTTAGTACCGTCAGCTTCTGGAGCCAGGAGAATCAACTGATCGTTAAAGGCAGTGAACTCGACAAACTTATCATCGAAGGAAATACGGTTATTATTCCACCAGATCAGATTATTACGGGTGATATAACTGTAGAGAACGGAAAGACGCAGGTTTTCGGACAGGTTCAAGGAAACTTAACCGTTATCGACGGAGAGCTTTTTCAAGCCTCTACGGCCCACATATCTGGACAAGTGAAGGATATAGATAAAGCAATGGATTGGATCTGGTATAAGATTACCAATCTGTTTTCGGATGTCGCTTACCGCTAA
- the cdaA gene encoding diadenylate cyclase CdaA, whose protein sequence is MEYFTDLTWKESIKDIIDILIVTYIIYHLILLVRGTRAVQLLKGILVLVLIWALSTWFDLYTLKWLMNQIFTFGVLAVFIIFQPELRRGLEQLGRGKLFGRSADIDEETNKLIAETIKAVNYLSRRKIGALIVFERTTGLNEFVESGIPMRSVISSELFINIFIPNTPLHDGAVIIQSNQIAAAGCYLPLSENPFISKELGTRHRAAIGISEVGDAISVVVSEETGQVSLAINGQVVRDIKEESLISKLYEELRPAASIKEKRSFFWKRKGDGDNGKVV, encoded by the coding sequence ATGGAGTATTTTACGGACTTAACCTGGAAAGAGTCCATTAAGGATATTATCGATATACTAATCGTTACCTATATTATTTATCATCTGATACTGCTTGTCCGCGGTACCCGGGCTGTTCAGCTGCTGAAAGGGATTTTGGTGTTGGTGCTCATCTGGGCGCTCAGTACCTGGTTTGACCTTTATACACTGAAATGGCTGATGAACCAAATCTTCACGTTTGGTGTTCTGGCGGTCTTTATTATATTCCAGCCGGAATTGAGACGGGGATTGGAGCAGCTTGGACGCGGGAAGCTGTTCGGAAGGTCAGCAGATATTGATGAAGAGACCAATAAATTAATAGCAGAAACCATTAAAGCAGTGAATTATTTATCACGACGGAAGATCGGGGCACTGATCGTTTTTGAGCGGACAACCGGTCTGAATGAATTTGTGGAATCCGGTATTCCTATGCGATCCGTGATTAGCTCAGAGCTGTTTATCAACATTTTCATCCCAAACACGCCACTTCACGATGGTGCGGTGATCATTCAGAGTAATCAAATTGCAGCGGCAGGATGTTATTTACCGTTGTCGGAGAATCCCTTCATTAGTAAGGAACTAGGGACCCGGCACCGGGCAGCGATTGGAATTAGTGAGGTGGGTGACGCTATCTCTGTCGTCGTTTCTGAGGAAACGGGACAGGTCTCCCTTGCGATTAACGGACAGGTTGTCCGTGATATTAAGGAAGAATCACTCATATCCAAACTGTATGAAGAGCTGCGCCCTGCCGCATCCATAAAGGAGAAACGTTCGTTCTTCTGGAAACGGAAGGGAGACGGTGATAATGGAAAAGTGGTTTAA
- a CDS encoding CdaR family protein, whose translation MEKWFKNNMVLKLMALAVSVLLWAMVHMDSGAPTPPTTIIDTNVIEDVKIQTYGFDDSEYTLTGINIDRVNLEVRGKRTDLTTIFSDEYKVKLDLSSVKKPGTHTLPLTYSLPAGVELVSMDPSMVTVTVEERITKPVTVSIGTKGEPAKDYRAGEPVTIEPGSVNVTLPESELATLAQVRGTVDLDGAKENIVEKKVKLAAYNKEGKVMEDAIIEPSSVAVEIPVEASFVTVPLEMDYTGRLPEDLVLSKVNPKVKEVKLFGSKEALAGAKSYTGVTVNLGSVRNSGTTVLTADLTTPEGFEKIEPSSVQVEITAVSHGERVLDGIPVSLKGVPSGMEAIITEPKSQSMSMTLTGAPDLLDSLQPTDIGLVANVAGLKAGVHEIPLQVTLPNLINRVDQKQLVVKVELKETDKPVTTEPTPKPDEGKDKEKPDEPQDKPGSGTDNGSGDGQTGGGEGGDHSGTEPPTGEGSEEETPTRNSTDTPNE comes from the coding sequence ATGGAAAAGTGGTTTAAAAACAACATGGTATTAAAACTCATGGCACTAGCGGTCAGCGTATTGCTGTGGGCAATGGTTCATATGGACAGCGGAGCTCCCACTCCGCCAACGACCATTATTGATACGAATGTAATTGAAGATGTCAAAATCCAGACGTATGGCTTTGATGATAGTGAATATACGCTGACGGGCATCAATATTGACCGTGTGAATCTGGAGGTTCGAGGTAAGCGGACAGATCTCACCACGATTTTTTCAGATGAATATAAGGTGAAGCTGGACCTAAGCAGTGTAAAGAAACCGGGAACCCATACCCTTCCACTGACGTACTCACTTCCGGCAGGTGTGGAACTGGTATCCATGGATCCGTCTATGGTGACGGTAACTGTAGAGGAACGCATCACCAAACCCGTTACAGTAAGTATTGGAACTAAAGGAGAGCCCGCCAAGGATTATCGGGCAGGTGAACCTGTGACAATCGAACCAGGGAGCGTAAATGTTACCCTTCCAGAATCAGAGCTTGCTACCTTGGCTCAAGTGAGAGGGACCGTGGATCTGGATGGGGCAAAAGAAAATATCGTGGAAAAAAAGGTGAAGCTCGCCGCATATAATAAAGAAGGAAAAGTGATGGAGGATGCGATTATTGAGCCTTCCTCCGTAGCTGTGGAAATTCCTGTGGAAGCTTCGTTCGTCACGGTTCCTCTTGAGATGGATTATACGGGACGACTGCCCGAAGATCTGGTTCTTTCCAAAGTGAATCCGAAAGTTAAAGAGGTTAAGTTGTTCGGAAGTAAAGAAGCATTAGCAGGAGCAAAGTCCTATACAGGAGTTACTGTTAATTTAGGAAGTGTAAGAAATTCAGGGACAACGGTTCTTACGGCCGACTTGACGACGCCCGAAGGTTTTGAGAAAATCGAGCCTAGTTCCGTTCAGGTTGAGATTACCGCTGTCTCGCACGGCGAACGAGTGTTGGATGGAATCCCTGTTTCTTTGAAGGGAGTTCCTTCCGGAATGGAAGCCATCATAACGGAACCGAAGAGTCAATCCATGTCGATGACGTTGACTGGAGCACCGGATCTGCTAGACAGTCTGCAACCTACAGATATTGGATTGGTCGCAAATGTTGCTGGCTTGAAGGCCGGGGTGCATGAAATACCGCTTCAGGTTACTCTGCCCAATTTGATTAATCGGGTGGACCAGAAGCAGCTTGTTGTAAAAGTGGAGTTGAAGGAAACTGATAAACCGGTGACCACTGAACCTACTCCCAAGCCGGATGAAGGTAAAGATAAGGAAAAGCCGGATGAGCCACAAGATAAGCCTGGTTCTGGCACCGACAATGGATCGGGAGATGGCCAGACTGGTGGCGGTGAAGGCGGTGATCATTCCGGTACAGAACCTCCCACGGGAGAGGGAAGCGAAGAGGAAACTCCAACACGGAATAGCACGGATACACCAAACGAATGA
- the glmM gene encoding phosphoglucosamine mutase yields MGKYFGTDGVRGVANKELTAELAYSIGRCGGYVLTGDKEKPTVVIGMDTRVSGAMLESSLVAGLLSIGAHVVRLGIVSTPAVAYITRLLKADAGVMISASHNPVEDNGIKFFGGDGFKLSDETELKIEELMDAETDELPRPVGKDLGEVIVDDESKYKYLEYIKTTISNRFDGLKVVLDCANGAAYELAPKLFRELGAEVIAIGAEPNGLNINDECGSTHPEHLKEEVIRHGADLGLAFDGDADRLIAIDHTGEEVDGDFILCICGEAMNQAGKLKEGTVVSTVMSNIGFYKACDTLKLKTAKTAVGDRYVMEEMRRGGYNLGGEQSGHVIFLDYNTTGDGILTGIQLVDTIASSGKRLSELKSSMRKYPQVLVNVRVGDKNKYEGNAQIEAAITEVEQLLGDNGRVLVRPSGTESLIRVMAEGPDKDELDRFVTQIADVVKRELV; encoded by the coding sequence ATGGGGAAATATTTTGGAACAGATGGTGTCAGAGGGGTTGCCAATAAAGAACTAACTGCTGAATTAGCATATAGCATTGGACGCTGCGGAGGATATGTTCTCACAGGAGACAAGGAAAAACCAACTGTTGTTATCGGTATGGATACCCGTGTATCCGGTGCAATGCTGGAGTCTTCTCTGGTAGCTGGACTACTGTCCATCGGTGCGCATGTGGTTCGCTTAGGCATTGTCTCGACGCCTGCAGTAGCATATATTACAAGATTACTTAAAGCAGACGCTGGGGTTATGATTTCCGCTTCCCACAATCCGGTTGAGGATAATGGTATTAAGTTTTTCGGTGGAGACGGCTTTAAGCTGTCTGATGAAACAGAGCTGAAGATCGAGGAATTGATGGATGCGGAAACCGATGAGCTTCCTCGTCCGGTAGGTAAGGATCTTGGCGAAGTGATTGTGGATGATGAATCAAAGTATAAATACTTGGAGTATATCAAGACAACAATCAGCAACCGCTTTGACGGATTGAAAGTTGTATTGGATTGCGCGAACGGAGCAGCTTATGAGCTTGCGCCTAAATTGTTCCGTGAGCTCGGAGCAGAGGTTATAGCGATTGGTGCTGAGCCGAACGGCTTGAATATCAACGATGAATGTGGATCGACACATCCGGAGCATTTGAAGGAAGAAGTGATCCGTCATGGAGCTGACCTGGGGCTGGCTTTTGATGGCGATGCAGATCGGCTGATTGCGATTGATCATACGGGTGAAGAAGTGGATGGCGACTTCATTCTGTGTATTTGTGGTGAAGCCATGAATCAGGCAGGCAAGTTAAAGGAAGGCACGGTTGTATCTACCGTCATGAGTAATATTGGTTTCTATAAGGCATGTGACACGTTGAAACTGAAGACAGCTAAAACCGCTGTAGGCGACCGTTATGTCATGGAAGAAATGCGCCGTGGGGGATACAACTTGGGCGGTGAGCAATCTGGGCATGTCATTTTCCTAGATTACAATACGACGGGTGACGGTATTTTGACGGGTATTCAGCTTGTGGACACGATCGCATCTTCTGGAAAACGTCTGAGTGAGCTGAAGTCCAGTATGCGAAAATATCCGCAGGTGCTCGTGAATGTTCGCGTAGGCGACAAGAACAAGTATGAGGGGAATGCTCAGATCGAGGCAGCTATTACGGAAGTTGAGCAGTTGCTTGGTGACAATGGCCGCGTATTGGTTCGTCCTTCAGGAACAGAGTCTTTGATCCGAGTTATGGCCGAAGGTCCGGATAAGGATGAGCTTGATCGCTTTGTGACACAGATTGCTGATGTAGTAAAGCGGGAGCTGGTGTAA
- the glmS gene encoding glutamine--fructose-6-phosphate transaminase (isomerizing) yields the protein MCGIVGYIGNQKTQSVLIDGLKKLEYRGYDSAGIAVFTDKGLRVTKAQGRLANLESKLENAPLVGTAGIGHTRWATHGKPSDVNSHPHTDESQKFSVVHNGIVENYLELKEELMEQGHHFVSETDTEVISHLVAREYDGDIVKAVQKAISLMRGAFALGVLTEYEPDKLVAVRQASPLIIGLGDGENFIGSDIPAILKYTRNVYILNDGEMALLTADAVELMTIEGNFISREMIRVDWDAVTAEKGGFDHFMLKEIHEQPRAYRDTMLGRVDESGRKVVLSDLKLSKDQIANIRNIQIVACGTAYHAGLIGRSVIESLVRIPVENDVASEYRYRSPIVTPETLVIVVSQSGETADTLAALREAKSNGAHVLAITNVVGSSIAREADDVLGTLAGPEIAVASTKAYTSQLIAFYLFGLYLAQVRGTITEEASAEILAAMEALPEQVEFMLANTGAIKNYAEQISKYEHLFFIGRGQDFAVAQEGSLKLKEISYIHSEAYAAGELKHGTLALIEEGIPVIALATQEDVLEKTVSNIKEVKARGADVMVITHEEHVVNLLKSVDQAFAIPKTLPILTAALSVVPLQLLAYYASLALGHDVDKPRNLAKSVTVE from the coding sequence ATGTGTGGTATTGTCGGATATATTGGAAATCAGAAGACTCAGTCGGTGTTGATCGATGGATTGAAAAAGCTGGAGTATCGTGGGTACGATTCAGCGGGAATTGCCGTGTTTACAGACAAAGGTCTTCGTGTCACAAAAGCGCAGGGACGTCTTGCCAATCTGGAATCCAAGCTGGAGAATGCTCCACTTGTCGGTACAGCCGGGATTGGGCATACCCGCTGGGCAACGCACGGGAAACCTTCGGACGTGAACTCCCATCCACATACGGATGAGAGCCAGAAGTTCTCGGTAGTTCACAACGGGATTGTAGAGAACTATCTGGAGCTGAAGGAAGAGCTGATGGAGCAGGGACACCATTTTGTGTCTGAGACAGATACAGAGGTTATTTCCCATCTGGTTGCACGCGAGTATGATGGAGATATTGTTAAAGCGGTACAGAAGGCTATCTCCTTAATGAGAGGCGCATTTGCTCTTGGTGTGCTGACTGAATATGAGCCTGATAAATTGGTCGCTGTGCGTCAAGCCAGCCCGCTGATTATCGGTCTTGGTGATGGAGAGAACTTCATTGGTTCTGATATTCCGGCAATTTTGAAATATACGCGAAATGTGTACATTTTGAATGACGGGGAGATGGCATTGCTTACAGCAGATGCTGTCGAACTGATGACAATTGAGGGGAACTTTATTTCTCGGGAAATGATTCGTGTCGATTGGGATGCCGTTACTGCAGAAAAAGGCGGTTTCGATCACTTCATGCTGAAGGAGATCCATGAACAGCCTAGAGCATACCGTGATACGATGCTGGGACGTGTTGATGAAAGCGGCCGTAAGGTTGTATTGTCCGATCTGAAGCTGAGCAAGGATCAGATTGCGAATATTCGTAATATTCAGATCGTTGCATGCGGTACCGCGTATCATGCCGGCCTTATCGGACGTAGTGTCATCGAATCATTGGTTCGGATTCCTGTTGAAAATGACGTGGCATCCGAATACCGCTACCGTTCCCCAATCGTTACACCGGAGACTCTTGTCATCGTGGTCAGCCAATCCGGCGAGACAGCGGATACGCTGGCTGCACTGCGTGAAGCTAAAAGCAATGGGGCTCACGTATTGGCGATCACAAACGTAGTGGGCAGCTCGATTGCCCGTGAAGCGGATGATGTGCTTGGAACGTTGGCGGGTCCGGAAATTGCCGTGGCGTCAACTAAAGCCTATACATCACAGCTGATTGCGTTTTATCTATTCGGTCTGTATTTGGCTCAAGTTCGCGGTACCATTACCGAGGAGGCTTCAGCTGAAATCCTGGCCGCTATGGAAGCTCTGCCAGAGCAGGTTGAGTTCATGCTGGCGAATACCGGAGCCATTAAAAATTACGCAGAGCAAATTTCGAAATATGAGCATTTGTTCTTCATTGGTCGCGGTCAAGACTTTGCTGTCGCCCAGGAAGGCTCGCTCAAGCTGAAAGAAATCTCCTACATTCACTCTGAAGCGTACGCTGCAGGTGAATTGAAACACGGTACGCTTGCTCTCATTGAGGAAGGTATCCCTGTGATCGCCTTGGCAACACAGGAGGACGTTCTTGAGAAAACCGTGAGCAACATCAAGGAAGTTAAGGCACGTGGTGCTGATGTTATGGTTATCACCCATGAAGAGCATGTGGTTAACCTGCTGAAGTCCGTGGATCAAGCTTTTGCGATTCCTAAGACGCTGCCGATTCTTACAGCGGCATTGTCCGTAGTACCATTGCAGTTGTTGGCTTACTACGCATCACTGGCGCTGGGTCATGACGTGGATAAGCCGCGTAACCTGGCGAAGAGCGTGACGGTGGAGTAA
- a CDS encoding M24 family metallopeptidase produces MDHLTTYAYVQSIAKATMSSLKDFIQEGITERDIVDQTERIMRNFGIHQFWYYDVGAFVHVGERTIISESGKHYKPTNQTVRKNDIVTIRFESCNEQLLGRLCQNLYHSGRTSIN; encoded by the coding sequence ATGGATCATTTGACTACGTATGCTTATGTTCAATCTATTGCAAAAGCAACGATGAGCAGCCTGAAGGATTTTATACAAGAGGGAATTACGGAAAGGGACATCGTAGACCAGACGGAACGCATCATGAGAAATTTCGGAATCCATCAGTTTTGGTATTATGATGTAGGCGCTTTTGTTCATGTTGGGGAACGAACGATAATTTCGGAATCAGGCAAGCATTACAAACCAACGAATCAGACCGTTCGAAAAAATGATATCGTTACGATTCGATTTGAGTCCTGTAATGAACAGCTACTGGGGAGATTATGCCAGAACCTATATCATTCGGGACGGACAAGCATTAACTGA
- a CDS encoding M24 family metallopeptidase produces MNSYWGDYARTYIIRDGQALTEDELTQHKSDSEFAYGITTEQLLHHKFMEYVSPDKTFEDVYLYINEIIKQHNYKNLDFAGNLGHTIEFHMEDRQYFEAGNQTTLGEVRLFTFEPHIQRSDGRYGFKKEDIYYFQNDEIVML; encoded by the coding sequence ATGAACAGCTACTGGGGAGATTATGCCAGAACCTATATCATTCGGGACGGACAAGCATTAACTGAAGATGAGCTGACGCAGCACAAAAGCGATTCTGAATTTGCATATGGAATAACTACCGAACAGTTGCTTCACCACAAGTTTATGGAGTATGTTTCTCCAGACAAAACCTTCGAGGATGTTTACCTGTACATTAACGAAATCATAAAGCAGCACAACTACAAAAACCTTGATTTTGCAGGAAACCTGGGGCATACCATCGAGTTTCATATGGAGGATCGGCAATATTTTGAAGCTGGCAATCAAACAACGCTTGGCGAGGTTCGTTTATTCACCTTTGAGCCGCATATTCAGAGAAGTGATGGACGTTACGGATTCAAGAAAGAAGATATCTATTACTTCCAGAATGATGAAATCGTGATGTTGTAA
- the rsgA gene encoding ribosome small subunit-dependent GTPase A: MNTFTLRDYGFTPQHDPLHTDGTYARVTAVHKQHYSLITEQGECLARLKAGIYFNNCTEEFPTTGDFVQIQYNPDGESLIIRTLPRKSKYARNDLSGHAANFAKTIKEQTVAANFDYVFIMQSLNHDFNPRRIERYLALSWQSGAIPVVILTKADLITDTSEYLAAVNQIAIGVAVYVISAKTGYGIDGLSDYLTKGNTIVFLGSSGVGKSSLVNKLAGKEMMTVSDIREDDSKGKHTTSHRQLILLSSGVMVIDTPGMRELGMWEASEGIREGFSDVERYLGHCKFSDCGHASEPGCAVRAAIQNGELPKERWDSYLALRREAAFVEDKAAYLRNKTAQIVASKVMERQQKRGGKHR; this comes from the coding sequence ATGAACACTTTTACACTACGTGACTATGGCTTCACGCCGCAACATGATCCACTACACACAGATGGAACCTACGCAAGGGTTACCGCTGTGCATAAACAACACTACAGCCTCATAACCGAGCAGGGGGAATGCCTTGCGCGACTGAAGGCGGGTATCTACTTCAACAACTGTACCGAAGAATTCCCTACCACCGGGGATTTCGTGCAAATTCAATATAATCCCGACGGCGAAAGCCTGATTATCAGAACGCTGCCACGCAAATCGAAATATGCTCGAAATGACTTATCCGGTCATGCGGCTAACTTTGCAAAGACCATAAAAGAGCAGACGGTGGCCGCCAATTTCGACTACGTATTCATCATGCAATCGCTAAACCATGACTTCAATCCGCGTCGGATTGAACGTTATCTGGCTTTATCATGGCAGTCGGGCGCCATTCCCGTTGTCATCCTGACCAAAGCGGATTTGATAACCGATACCTCGGAATACCTTGCTGCGGTGAATCAAATAGCAATCGGAGTTGCGGTTTATGTCATTAGCGCAAAAACCGGTTACGGCATAGACGGACTTTCCGACTACCTGACAAAAGGGAACACTATTGTGTTTCTCGGCTCTTCTGGTGTAGGAAAATCAAGCCTTGTCAATAAGCTTGCAGGAAAGGAAATGATGACGGTTAGCGACATCCGCGAGGATGACAGCAAAGGCAAGCATACCACTTCCCATCGCCAATTAATTCTCCTGAGCAGCGGCGTTATGGTCATTGATACGCCGGGGATGCGCGAGCTTGGCATGTGGGAGGCCTCCGAAGGCATCCGTGAAGGATTCTCCGATGTGGAGCGTTACCTGGGTCATTGTAAATTCTCCGACTGTGGGCACGCAAGTGAGCCGGGTTGTGCCGTCAGAGCCGCCATACAAAACGGGGAGTTGCCGAAGGAGCGTTGGGACAGCTATCTCGCTCTTAGAAGGGAAGCCGCATTCGTAGAGGACAAAGCTGCCTATTTGCGCAACAAAACGGCCCAGATCGTGGCTTCAAAAGTAATGGAGAGACAGCAAAAAAGAGGAGGAAAACATAGATGA
- a CDS encoding phosphotransferase enzyme family protein, giving the protein MSITYQAAAATAQSLLLPAIKRLYGLEDYSFSQIPPHDGGRNLVYTCHKAEAQDMVIRISFLDDRSKDDFLGELEYICYLHEHGGSVSNVIHSKNGRLLEEIQHEGQVFFICLFERAAGKQLAENHYRYRDGAPLTEYFYNCGKTLGKLHQLSKAYKPTCRRYDFFDKYNKTYIEQIVPDFLSPAVKEKLFRILEQLQGLNRHSDHYGMVHFDYSDGNYNIDYDNGQITVFDFDNSCFCWYMYDLAGLWGHGVGWIQFEKDVNKRMKFMEDYFETVLDGYRSETDLDDAMLEQLPLFIQTTILENMIDAFEVAQQNGEQVECDEALLYLIKCLEEDIPYRGFFHDIYSFEAPFQYEENKR; this is encoded by the coding sequence ATGAGCATAACCTACCAAGCAGCGGCCGCAACAGCACAAAGTCTGTTATTGCCCGCAATTAAGAGACTATATGGTTTAGAGGACTACTCCTTTTCCCAAATTCCACCGCATGACGGCGGTAGAAATCTGGTGTACACCTGCCATAAAGCAGAAGCACAGGATATGGTCATCCGAATCTCTTTTCTGGACGACCGCAGCAAAGATGACTTTCTGGGCGAGCTCGAATATATCTGTTATTTGCACGAACACGGAGGCAGTGTATCCAATGTCATCCACTCAAAGAATGGTCGGCTTCTGGAAGAAATTCAGCATGAGGGTCAAGTCTTCTTTATCTGTTTGTTCGAACGGGCCGCAGGGAAGCAGCTTGCGGAAAACCACTACCGTTATCGGGATGGAGCGCCACTGACCGAATACTTCTACAACTGCGGCAAAACGCTTGGCAAGCTGCACCAATTGTCCAAAGCCTATAAGCCCACCTGCCGGAGATACGATTTCTTCGATAAATACAATAAAACCTATATAGAACAAATAGTTCCCGACTTCTTGTCGCCGGCGGTCAAGGAGAAATTGTTCCGTATTCTTGAGCAATTGCAGGGGCTCAACAGGCATTCCGATCATTATGGCATGGTTCATTTTGATTACAGTGACGGAAACTATAACATCGATTACGATAACGGACAGATTACGGTATTTGACTTCGACAACTCCTGTTTCTGCTGGTATATGTACGACTTGGCGGGTCTGTGGGGACATGGCGTTGGCTGGATTCAATTCGAAAAAGACGTAAACAAACGGATGAAGTTTATGGAGGACTATTTTGAGACTGTTCTGGACGGCTATCGCTCCGAAACTGATCTTGATGATGCTATGCTGGAGCAATTGCCTTTATTTATTCAAACGACTATCTTGGAGAATATGATTGACGCATTTGAGGTGGCACAACAGAACGGAGAGCAAGTGGAGTGCGACGAAGCATTGCTGTACCTTATCAAATGTTTGGAGGAAGACATCCCGTATAGAGGATTTTTCCACGACATTTATTCATTCGAAGCGCCTTTTCAATACGAGGAAAACAAGAGGTAA